From a region of the Arachis ipaensis cultivar K30076 chromosome B09, Araip1.1, whole genome shotgun sequence genome:
- the LOC107615043 gene encoding subtilisin-like protease SBT4.9 gives MEKLNYVGCSVLVITLAFTLFICDANDGNNPKIHIVYLGSLPETKTSYSPTFHHLNMLQQVLDGSNPTKSLVHSYKRSFNGFAAMLTNQQAAKLTEMEGVVSVFPSKTLQTQTTRSWDFLGLPKAPKGHQTVETNLVVGLFDTGVWPESESFSDKCITDPVPKKWKGTCAGGKNFTCNKKLIGARFYTEDSARDNDGHGSHTASIAAGNIVDNASFYGIAEGTARGAVPSSRIAAYKVCSSVGCADHGILAAFDDAIADGVDVISVSFGAAAALNLETDSVAIGSFHAMAKGVPVVQSAGNAGPYPGTVASVAPWLITVAASTIDRQIVDKVILGNGKVLTGRSVNSFESNGRRVPIALSNGNSSECEKEYADICGCLDKKLVKGKIVLCDNHAEAEPKSAGAVGTIAKLDLDDLNLGYVTIMPSVSLLPKDYDIVKLYTNSTKDPKAEILKSESGQDQSAPRPAAFSGRGPNAIISEILKPDISAPGVNILAAYSPIGSPTEDPSTDNRSVHYTILSGTSMSCPHVSGIAAYVKSFHPDWSPAAIKSAIMTSAKPMITNLTYDVGEYAYGSGQANPILAINPGLVYDINKGDYVQMLCNLGYDNRKIKLISGELNPCKGAADKSLVRNLNYPALTVLVEPRVHINISFSRIVTNVGLANSSYRVRITPKPEVNITVTPWVLSFKALNEKKSFVVNVIGMIPNETAVISSMVWSDGTYHVRSPIVINVSLL, from the coding sequence ATGGAGAAGCTTAATTATGTTGGGTGCAGTGTACTGGTGATCACTCTAGCATTCACACTTTTTATTTGTGATGCTAATGATGGTAATAATCCGAAAATTCATATTGTTTATTTGGGCTCATTACCTGAAACAAAAACTTCTTATTCTCCCACCTTTCACCACCTTAATATGCTGCAACAAGTTCTTGATGGTAGCAACCCAACAAAATCCTTAGTCCATAGCTACAAGAGGAGCTTTAACGGTTTTGCTGCCATGCTCACGAATCAGCAAGCGGCAAAGTTAACCGAAATGGAAGGTGTTGTTTCAGTTTTCCCAAGCAAGACTCTCCAAACCCAAACAACAAGATCTTGGGATTTCTTGGGACTTCCAAAGGCTCCAAAAGGACATCAAACAGTAGAAACTAATCTCGTTGTCGGACTCTTCGACACCGGGGTTTGGCCCGAATCGGAAAGCTTCAGCGACAAATGTATCACAGACCCTGTTCCAAAAAAGTGGAAAGGTACATGTGCAGGTGGCAAGAACTTCACATGCAACAAGAAGTTGATCGGAGCAAGATTCTACACAGAGGACTCTGCAAGAGACAATGATGGCCATGGAAGCCACACAGCATCAATAGCAGCCGGAAACATCGTTGACAATGCCAGCTTTTACGGCATTGCAGAAGGCACAGCGAGAGGAGCAGTTCCTTCTTCAAGAATCGCTGCTTACAAAGTATGCAGCTCTGTAGGCTGTGCAGACCACGGCATCTTAGCTGCCTTTGATGACGCAATTGCTGACGGAGTTGACGTCATCTCTGTTTCATTTGGGGCTGCTGCCGCATTGAACCTTGAAACAGATTCAGTTGCCATCGGCTCATTTCATGCAATGGCCAAAGGAGTACCTGTAGTCCAATCCGCTGGAAATGCTGGTCCTTATCCTGGCACTGTAGCAAGCGTTGCGCCATGGTTGATAACCGTCGCAGCAAGCACCATAGATCGGCAAATCGTTGACAAGGTCATTCTTGGAAATGGAAAAGTGTTAACCGGGAGGTCGGTTAATTCTTTCGAGTCAAACGGAAGAAGAGTTCCTATTGCTTTGAGCAACGGCAATTCAAGTGAGTGTGAAAAAGAATACGCGGATATATGTGGATGCTTGGATAAAAAATTAGTGAAAGGAAAGATAGTTTTATGTGACAATCATGCGGAAGCTGAACCCAAATCTGCTGGCGCAGTTGGTACAATTGCAAAATTAGATCTTGATGATCTTAACCTAGGTTATGTCACTATAATGCCTTCGGTGTCATTGCTGCCAAAAGATTATGACATTGTTAAATTATACACAAACTCAACAAAAGATCCAAAAGCTGAGATTCTCAAGAGTGAGAGCGGTCAAGATCAGAGTGCTCCTAGACCCGCAGCATTTTCTGGCCGTGGACCAAACGCTATAATTTCAGAGATCTTGAAACCTGATATAAGTGCCCCAGGGGTTAATATTTTGGCTGCTTATTCGCCAATTGGTTCACCAACAGAAGATCCTAGTACGGATAATAGATCTGTGCATTACACTATTCTAAGTGGAACTTCAATGTCTTGTCCTCATGTTTCTGGAATAGCCGCGTATGTGAAAAGTTTTCACCCTGATTGGTCACCTGCGGCAATTAAATCTGCTATTATGACGTCAGCAAAACCGATGATTACGAATCTGACATATGATGTGGGAGAATATGCATATGGATCTGGACAAGCCAATCCAATTCTAGCAATCAATCCTGGACTAGTTTATGACATTAACAAGGGAGATTATGTGCAAATGCTGTGTAACTTAGGATATGATAATCGCAAAATCAAATTGATATCTGGAGAATTGAATCCGTGCAAGGGAGCTGCAGATAAATCTTTGGTAAGAAATTTAAATTATCCAGCTCTTACAGTTCTGGTTGAACCCAGGGTGCATATTAACATCAGTTTTAGTAGAATAGTTACAAATGTTGGTTTAGCCAACTCGAGTTACAGGGTAAGAATCACACCGAAACCAGAAGTTAACATCACGGTGACACCATGGGTTTTATCCTTCAAAGCATTAAACGAGAAAAAATCATTTGTAGTGAATGTCATTGGTATGATACCAAATGAAACTGCGGTAATCTCATCAATGGTATGGTCAGATGGGACCTATCATGTTCGAAGCCCAATTGTTATAAATGTCTCATTGCTGTAA